CGAGGAGAAGCTCCGGGACCTGCATTAGTCGATGCCATGTTGAATTTTAGTGGCGGTGTACTTTTAGCACTACCAGGTTTTATAACAGATGTTATCGGGTTGTTATTGCTGTTACCAATAACACGAAAATTATTCCAACCGCTCGTATTTTACTGGATGCGTAAAAAAATGAAAAAAGGACAATTTATCATTGTTCAAAAATAGATTTTTCTTTCAGTTTAACAGCTAAAAATAAAAATAATGGGCTTAGTAAAATACCATAAAAGCCGAATAATAAAATGGAGGCAGCACTGATGAAAAATGTGTGAAATGTTCGTAATTGCAGTGTATTCGACCAAAGCATAGATTCAGCTAGCTGCCTTGTAAGTTGGACAAACAAATACAATAGTAAAATGGCAACACATAAAAAGGTATTACCATTAAAATAAAAGTAAATGCTCATTGGGACAAGAAAAACACCAATGCCGAAAAAAGGTAGTACATCTGCAAAAGCAACAATAAATGCTTTCGTAATAGCTTGGTCAAATTGGAACATCATAAAGCCTGCACAAAGAATGAGCAGTGTAATCGTAAATAACTGAAATTCCACGAATACAAAGTAATGAAACAGTTGCATAACTTTGGAAAAATGAGATTGCCATTCATGTCTATATTTTTTCGGGACATATTGGAAAAACCAATAACGAGATTTCCTTGTTTCTAATAATGCAAAATAATATGCAACAAGAAAGATAAAAACTTCAATGACGTGCTTCATAAATATTTGAAATAAATTTGCTGTATAAACGACGATTGAATCAAAAATAGACAGCGATTTCTCCTGTAAAAACTGCATGAAAATGGATTCATATTCAGTGAATAATGGGAAGTTTTGGAGTGTGTCTCGTATTTCTGGAAAGATGAGTATAATGCTGTTTATTGATATAATAATGAGGAGAACAATGCAAGAAAGTATCAATATTTCAACGATAATTGCAGCAATCCAATAAGCGATTTTACAGTACTTATGAAGAAAATTTATTATAGGATATGTGGTAAATGATAAAAATATAGCAAGAGACACAGGTAATACGAACCAAAGAATTACTAAATAGAAAATAAACCAGAAAATATTAATAGTTCTTTCGTATGAAAAATATTTAATATTCCTCATTTTTACAAAATCACCCCGATTCAAATGAAAAAATATTGTCAAAATATACAAAACACCCTCTTTAGTACGCATATATAGTCGCTCGTCCGACTTTTTCTTTATTTAAAGGATTTTCATTCACAAAGCTGTCAAAAATGATTATAATAGCAATGTAAGCGATTTACTTAATGGTTCATGTGAGCAAAAAACGTAAATGCTATGTTTGAAAAAGCGTTTACAATAAAAATTATTAGTATGAGGGAGCGATAATTTATGTCAGCAACAAAAGGTTTAGAAGGTATCGTAGCAGCGGAATCTAAAATCAGTTCAATTATCGATGACACACTTACATATGTTGGTTACAACATTGATGATTTAGCAGACAACGCATCATTTGAAGAGGTTATTTACCTACTATGGCACACTCGTTTACCTAAAGCGGACGAGCTTGCTGAGTTAAAACAACAATTAGCAGACAACATGTCTATTCCACAAGCAATTGTAGACCAATTCAAAACGTACCCACTTTCAACTGTACATCCAATGGCTGCACTTCGTACGGCAGTATCTTTACTTGGTGTATTCGATGAAGAAGCGGATGTGATGGATCCAGAAGCTAACTACCGTAAAGCTATCCGTCTACAAGCTAAAATTGCAACAGTTGTGACTGCATTTGCACGTGTACGTAAAGGCTTAGAGCCAATCCAACCTAAAGCAGAGCTTAGCTATGCAGCAAACTTCCTATATATGTTAAAAGGCGAAGAGCCAGCAGCAATCGAAGTAGAAGCGTTCGATAAAGCATTAGTATTACATGCTGACCACGAATTAAATGCCTCTACATTTACAGCACGTGTATGTGTAGCTACATTATCAGATGTTTATTCTGGCGTAACTGCAGCTATCGGTGCATTAAAAGGACCACTTCATGGCGGTGCAAATGAGCAAGTTATGAAGATGTTAACTGAAATTGGTTCACTTGAAAACGTTGAATCTTACATTCAAAATAAATTAGACAACAAAGAAAAAATCATGGGCTTCGGTCACCGCGTATACCGCAAAGGCGACCCACGTGCACCACACTTACGTGTAATGTCACAAAAGTTAACTGAACTAACTGGTAAACCAGAACTTTATCAAATGTCAGTTAAAATCCATGACATGATCGTAGAACAAAAGAAATTACCTGCTAACGTAGACTTCTTCTCTGCATCAGTGTACGATTCTTTAGGTATCGATCATGACTTATTCACACCAATTTTTGCAGTTTCACGTACTTCTGGTTGGGTAGCACATATTCTTGAACAATATGCTAACAACCGCCTAATCCGTCCACGTGCAGAGTATGTTGGACCAGGCATGCAAAAATATGTTCCAATCAGCGAGCGCTAATTTGGAATTTATGCTAGAATATTTGGGACTGTGTTACCTATAACACAGTCCTATGATTATGAATTTAGGAGGCAACATCAATGTCAAACAAAATTGTAGTTGAAAACGGCGTACTTAATGTACCAAACAACCCAGTAATCCCATTCATCGAAGGTGATGGAATCGGTCCAGATATTTGGGCAGCAGCATCTCGCGTAATTGACGCAGCTGTAGAAAAAGCTTATAACGGCGAAAAGAAAATCGAATGGTTAGAAGTTTTAGCTGGTGAAAAAGCATTCAACCAAACAGGTGAATGGTTACCACAAGATACTTTAGACAAAATTAACGAATACCTAATTGCAATCAAAGGTCCTCTTACTACACCAATCGGTGGTGGTATCCGCTCTCTAAACGTAGCATTACGTCAACAACTTGATTTATATGTTTGCTTACGTCCAGTACGTCACTTTGACGGAGTACCTTCTCCAGTTAAACGTCCAGAAGACGTTGATATGGTTATCTTCCGCGAAAACACAGAAGACATCTACGCAGGTATCGAATTCGAATCAGGCTCTGAACAAGCTCAAAAAATCATCAACTTCCTACAAACTGAATTTGGTGTTAACCAAATCCGTTTCCCAGAAACTTCAGGTATCGGTGTAAAACCTGTATCTAAAGAAGGTACTGAGCGTTTAGTACGTTCTGCTATCGAATATGCAATTAAACATAACCGTCCTTCTGTGACTTTAGTTCACAAAGGAAACATCATGAAATTCACTGAAGGTGGATTCAAAAAATGGGGTTATGAATTAGCTGAAACTGAATTTGCTGATCAAACATTCACTTGGAACCAATATGATGCAATCAAAGCTGACCAAGGTGAAGAAGCAGCAAACAAAGCACAAGCTGAAGCTTTAGCAGCTGGTAAAATCTTAGTAAAAGATTCAATCGCTGATATCTTCTTACAACAAATTTTAACTCGTCCAACTGAGTTTGATGTAGTAGCTACAATGAACTTAAATGGTGACTATATTTCTGATGCATTAGCTGCTCAAGTTGGTGGTATCGGTATCGCTCCAGGCGCGAACATTAACTACGTAACTGGTCACGCGATCTTTGAAGCTACTCACGGTACAGCTCCAAAATATGCTGGCTTAGATAAAGTTAACCCATCTTCAGTATTACTTTCAGGTGTATTAATGCTTGAACACTTAGGATGGCAAGAAGCGGCTGATCTAATCACTAAATCTGTAGAGAATACAATCTCTTCAAAAGTTGTAACTTATGACTTCGCTCGTTTAATGGACGGCGCTACAGAAGTGAAATGTTCAGAATTCGCTAACGAACTAATTAAAAACCTATAATTTTTACGAAATAGCGTAAAAATGATCACTGTAACAATCCGGAATGTGTCAACAGACGTTTGTTTCATGTAAAATTGGTTTGCTACAGTAATATTAGTACCTGGTTTAATCGAGGGAGAGAGAATTTATTCTCCTCCCTTTTTTAGCATATATCCTAAAATAAAAGGAGCGTATTCAAATGACTTTGAAACGTAAAAAAATCTCAGTAATCGGTGGCGGATTCACCGGCGCAACTGCAGCTTTTTTAGCAGCACAAAAAGAACTTGGCGATGTTGTATTAGTCGATATCCCACAAGCTGAAAATCCAACAAAGGGTAAAGCTTTAGATATGTGGGAAGCTGCGCCAATACAAGGTTTTGATTCTTTTGTAAAAGGTACTTCTAACTATGCAGATACTGCTGATTCTGATGTAGTCATCATTACTGCAGGTGTCGCACGTAAACCTGGCATGAGCCGTGACGACTTAGTTCAAATTAACCAAGGCGTTATGAAAACTGTTTCAAAAGAAATCGCTGCTCATTCACCAAACGCAACCATTCTCGTATTGACAAATCCTGTTGATGCGATGACTTACACAGTATTTAAAGAAACGGGCTTTCCAAAAAACCGTGTAATCGGACAATCAGGTGTACTTGATACCGCTCGATTCTGTGCTTTTGTAGCTGAAGAGCTAAACATCTCTGTAAAAGACATTACTGGTTTTGTATTAGGTGGTCATGGTGATACAATGGTACCACTTACTCGTTATTCTTTTGCTGGTGGTATTCCTTTAGAAACTTTAATCGCTCCAGAACGTTTAGCAGCAATTGTAGATCGCACGCGCAATGGTGGTGCAGAAATCGTCAACTTACTTGGTAACGGTTCCGCATACTATGCTCCAGCAGCTGCACTTGTTGAAATGGCTGAAGCAATCATTAAAGATCAAAAGCGTATACTTCCATCTATCGCCTACCTAGAAGGTGAATATGGTTACAATGATATTTATTTAGGAGTACCAACATTACTTGGTGCAAACGGTATTGAAAAAATCTTTGAACTGGCATTAACGGATGAAGAAAAAGCTGCATTAGATAATTCTGCTGACGCTGTCAAAGCAGTTATGAAAGTTTTAGCTTAATCAAAGTTTATGAAATCGAGTAAGATTCATTCTTACTCGATTTTTTTTATGCAGAAAAATATTAAAAAAAGCCACTTTTGTACTTTATACTATGCCTAGTTATAAAATGGTTATTCTGCTTTTCGTTGTACTTTTAGAATAAAATTGATACTATGAAGGTAGTATGATAGAAAAGGGGTTGGCGTATCTTTGCTTCAAAAGAACAGTAAGCTTGGTCTCACTATTGATGAAATTACAGTTGGCGAGAAAATTCATATTACTGAAAAAATAGAAGATAAGGATTTATTGCTTTATTTAGGACTTACAAATGATAGTAATCCATTATATATTCAACATGAATATGCAGCGATGACGCCTTTTAAAAAGCCAATTGTACCAACTATTATGTTAAATGGCATAATTACGTCAGCTGTCTCAAAGTATATACCTGGACCAGGAGCGCGTATTATCGAACAACATTTAACGTATTTAGGACCACTCTATCATTATGAATTATTTGATACGTTTTTAGAGGTAACAGCAGTCAATAAAGTACAGAATACTATTACTGTATCTGTGCTCTCCTATAATGAACAAAAGCAGCTTGTAATTGAAGGTACATTGCTGGTGACACCACCACTGGCATTATAGCGAGCGTCTTAAGATTTGAAATGGGGGTTTCAAATCACTAACGGAGGCAATATACATGACAAAGACAATTTTAGTTGTAGAAGATGAGTTTTCTATTGCGACCTTATTAAAATATAATTTAGAACAGGCTGGCTATTTAGTTGAGACGGCAGCCGATGGTTTAGAAGGGCTAAATAGAGCCATGGAAATTCAGCCCGATTTAATCCTTTTGGACTTAATGCTTCCAAAGTTAGATGGTATGGAAGTTTGTAAGCAAATTCGTCAACAACGAATGAATACACCGATTATTATGTTAACAGCAAAAGATGATGAATTCGATAAAGTACTTGGTTTGGAATTAGGGGCTGACGATTATATGACAAAGCCTTTTAGTCCACGTGAAGTATTAGCACGTGTTAAAGCGGTTTTAAGACGCTTTACACAAAATGTTGTGATTGAGGATAAGGATGCATCTCAAGAAAAAATGTACGAATTTGGACAATTACGCGTATTTCCTGAGCGTTTTGAAGTATTTTTACAAGAGGAAGCACTGGAATTTACACCGAAAGAATTTGAGTTGCTTATTTATTTACTCGAAAACAAAAACCGTGTCTTAACGCGTGATCAGCTTTTAAGTGCTGTCTGGAAGTATGATTTTGCAGGCGATACTCGTATTGTAGATGTGCACATTAGTCACCTCCGCGATAAAATTGAAGAAAATAGTCGTAAACCGATGTTTATTAAAACAATTCGTGGTCTTGGCTATAAATTTGAGGAGCCGAAAACTTCATGAAATCAATGAGTAACCGCTTATTCTTGACATTCATGCTCTCACTCGGAACGATTCTAGCTGTCCTAATGATTGTTATAGGTCAGCTTTTTCCTGTTTATGTAGAACAATACAAAGAGCAGGTGAGCTCATCAAGTCAAGAAGCAATCGAAAAAGTACTAGAGGAACGTCAAATTACTTTATCTGAGGAAGATAAAAAAGCATTAGTTGCATCTCAAACAATCGAAATAAAGGACTCGCTCTTGTCATACGTGCGTGCCCGCCTGTATGGTGTTTTAGCAATATTATTTACGATTACGCTGCTATTAATAGCCGTTGTAAGTCGTTACATGATTGTGAATTTCACCGCACCGATTGATAATGTAACCGAAACGGCACTTGAATTAGCAAAAGGAAATTACCGTGCTCGTGCACACGAGAATGAGCAGGAACGCATGATGCCTCTTAGTCATTCCATCAATATTTTAGCGCGTAATTTACAGGATATTACGACGATTCGTGAAGTAGAAGAAGAAAGGCTAAAAACGTTAATTGAAAACATGGGCAGCTCACTTATGATGATTGGACGTGAGGGGAATATTTCAATCGTCAATCGCGTGTTTTTAGAGCGCTTTGGTATGCAACTTGAGGATGTACAAGGAAAAGTTTTTCGTACGATTGGCTTACCGAAAACGCTTGAGCAATTTATAGACCATGTATTTTTAACAGAAATGCCCTATCGCCAACAAATAAAAATGGAAGTACAGCAGGAGTTATATAATAAAGAAGTGTACGGTGCTCCTGTTATTGGCGACCACGGACGTTGGCTAGGCGTTGTCATTGTTATGCATGATATAACAGAGCTTGTACGCTTAGAGCAAATACGGAAAGACTTTGTAGCCAATGTATCACACGAACTGCGTACGCCGATTACATCCATTAAAGGCTTTTCTGAAACACTGCTTGATGGTGCATACAAGGATGAAAAGATGCTGCTGTCTTTTTTAGAAATTATGCATAAAGAGAGCAATCGTCTTCAAATGCTCATCCAAGATTTATTAGAGTTATCTAAAATCGAGCAACATGGTTTCACGGTAAATATTATGCCTATGGGCTTGCAGGATGTACTGATACGTGGAGCAGAATTAACAGGGCCACGACTCGATGAAAAAAATATGAGCTTTCATGTGGATATTGCTCGTGATGTGGAAGTAATGGGGGATGCAAATCGCGTTATTCAAATTGTAACGAATTTAATCACAAACGCCATCACCTATTCACCTGAAGATACAACCGTCACGATTCGCTTGAAGGAAAATGATATGTATGGAATTATTGAAATTGAAGATGAAGGTATAGGGATTGAAAAGCATGAAATTGCACGTGTCTTTGAACGTTTTTATCGTGTCGATCGTGCACGTAGTAGAAATTCGGGTGGAACCGGTTTAGGGCTAGCCATTGTTAAGCATTTAGTGGAGGCACATCATGGGCGAATTCAGGTAGAAAGTAAAGTAGGGGTTGGCACAAAAATGATTGTAATGATTCCTAAAAAATTAACAAATTCTTTACAATAATTATATGTAGGATTCAAAATAGAGGGCTATACTGTTTTATAGAAACCCCCTATTTTGTGAAGACGAAAATAATGAAGAAAAAATCTTGATAACTTGTAT
This genomic interval from Lysinibacillus sphaericus contains the following:
- a CDS encoding FxsA family protein — translated: MKKFFLSFVVYALAELALLIVIGQNIGVFNTLLLVVATTIIGIYIAKNKGINSVKNVKHMVARGEAPGPALVDAMLNFSGGVLLALPGFITDVIGLLLLLPITRKLFQPLVFYWMRKKMKKGQFIIVQK
- a CDS encoding AI-2E family transporter, with the translated sequence MRNIKYFSYERTINIFWFIFYLVILWFVLPVSLAIFLSFTTYPIINFLHKYCKIAYWIAAIIVEILILSCIVLLIIISINSIILIFPEIRDTLQNFPLFTEYESIFMQFLQEKSLSIFDSIVVYTANLFQIFMKHVIEVFIFLVAYYFALLETRKSRYWFFQYVPKKYRHEWQSHFSKVMQLFHYFVFVEFQLFTITLLILCAGFMMFQFDQAITKAFIVAFADVLPFFGIGVFLVPMSIYFYFNGNTFLCVAILLLYLFVQLTRQLAESMLWSNTLQLRTFHTFFISAASILLFGFYGILLSPLFLFLAVKLKEKSIFEQ
- the citZ gene encoding citrate synthase; amino-acid sequence: MSATKGLEGIVAAESKISSIIDDTLTYVGYNIDDLADNASFEEVIYLLWHTRLPKADELAELKQQLADNMSIPQAIVDQFKTYPLSTVHPMAALRTAVSLLGVFDEEADVMDPEANYRKAIRLQAKIATVVTAFARVRKGLEPIQPKAELSYAANFLYMLKGEEPAAIEVEAFDKALVLHADHELNASTFTARVCVATLSDVYSGVTAAIGALKGPLHGGANEQVMKMLTEIGSLENVESYIQNKLDNKEKIMGFGHRVYRKGDPRAPHLRVMSQKLTELTGKPELYQMSVKIHDMIVEQKKLPANVDFFSASVYDSLGIDHDLFTPIFAVSRTSGWVAHILEQYANNRLIRPRAEYVGPGMQKYVPISER
- the icd gene encoding NADP-dependent isocitrate dehydrogenase, with the translated sequence MSNKIVVENGVLNVPNNPVIPFIEGDGIGPDIWAAASRVIDAAVEKAYNGEKKIEWLEVLAGEKAFNQTGEWLPQDTLDKINEYLIAIKGPLTTPIGGGIRSLNVALRQQLDLYVCLRPVRHFDGVPSPVKRPEDVDMVIFRENTEDIYAGIEFESGSEQAQKIINFLQTEFGVNQIRFPETSGIGVKPVSKEGTERLVRSAIEYAIKHNRPSVTLVHKGNIMKFTEGGFKKWGYELAETEFADQTFTWNQYDAIKADQGEEAANKAQAEALAAGKILVKDSIADIFLQQILTRPTEFDVVATMNLNGDYISDALAAQVGGIGIAPGANINYVTGHAIFEATHGTAPKYAGLDKVNPSSVLLSGVLMLEHLGWQEAADLITKSVENTISSKVVTYDFARLMDGATEVKCSEFANELIKNL
- the mdh gene encoding malate dehydrogenase, with the translated sequence MTLKRKKISVIGGGFTGATAAFLAAQKELGDVVLVDIPQAENPTKGKALDMWEAAPIQGFDSFVKGTSNYADTADSDVVIITAGVARKPGMSRDDLVQINQGVMKTVSKEIAAHSPNATILVLTNPVDAMTYTVFKETGFPKNRVIGQSGVLDTARFCAFVAEELNISVKDITGFVLGGHGDTMVPLTRYSFAGGIPLETLIAPERLAAIVDRTRNGGAEIVNLLGNGSAYYAPAAALVEMAEAIIKDQKRILPSIAYLEGEYGYNDIYLGVPTLLGANGIEKIFELALTDEEKAALDNSADAVKAVMKVLA
- a CDS encoding MaoC/PaaZ C-terminal domain-containing protein, coding for MLQKNSKLGLTIDEITVGEKIHITEKIEDKDLLLYLGLTNDSNPLYIQHEYAAMTPFKKPIVPTIMLNGIITSAVSKYIPGPGARIIEQHLTYLGPLYHYELFDTFLEVTAVNKVQNTITVSVLSYNEQKQLVIEGTLLVTPPLAL
- a CDS encoding response regulator transcription factor, giving the protein MTKTILVVEDEFSIATLLKYNLEQAGYLVETAADGLEGLNRAMEIQPDLILLDLMLPKLDGMEVCKQIRQQRMNTPIIMLTAKDDEFDKVLGLELGADDYMTKPFSPREVLARVKAVLRRFTQNVVIEDKDASQEKMYEFGQLRVFPERFEVFLQEEALEFTPKEFELLIYLLENKNRVLTRDQLLSAVWKYDFAGDTRIVDVHISHLRDKIEENSRKPMFIKTIRGLGYKFEEPKTS
- the pnpS gene encoding two-component system histidine kinase PnpS, with product MKSMSNRLFLTFMLSLGTILAVLMIVIGQLFPVYVEQYKEQVSSSSQEAIEKVLEERQITLSEEDKKALVASQTIEIKDSLLSYVRARLYGVLAILFTITLLLIAVVSRYMIVNFTAPIDNVTETALELAKGNYRARAHENEQERMMPLSHSINILARNLQDITTIREVEEERLKTLIENMGSSLMMIGREGNISIVNRVFLERFGMQLEDVQGKVFRTIGLPKTLEQFIDHVFLTEMPYRQQIKMEVQQELYNKEVYGAPVIGDHGRWLGVVIVMHDITELVRLEQIRKDFVANVSHELRTPITSIKGFSETLLDGAYKDEKMLLSFLEIMHKESNRLQMLIQDLLELSKIEQHGFTVNIMPMGLQDVLIRGAELTGPRLDEKNMSFHVDIARDVEVMGDANRVIQIVTNLITNAITYSPEDTTVTIRLKENDMYGIIEIEDEGIGIEKHEIARVFERFYRVDRARSRNSGGTGLGLAIVKHLVEAHHGRIQVESKVGVGTKMIVMIPKKLTNSLQ